Within the uncultured Draconibacterium sp. genome, the region GAGAAACATTAATATAATCGGTTGTTTCGTATTCAAAATCATGCATATAAAGTTGTTTGTTTTGCCGGCGGGTAATTGTTTCGTCGTTTGAAAGATTTAGCTTCTGATTTATATTGTAATGATAATTGAGTATAATCCCTGGTGCAAAACAGAATTTCCTAAGGTAAAAGTCTTTTTCAAAATTTACCCCCAATTCAAGGTTCGAATAGTCGGCATTAAACACCTCCGGAATGTAATAATACTTTTCCGTTTTTAACTTGTAATGAGCGTGAACACTGCTCTCCCAGTTAATTTGTTCGTGGTTGCAAAGCTTTAAATAGTTAAATTCTATAGCGGCATGAAATTCCTTTCTATTCAGTTTTAGATTTTTAGATAATGTAATGTATTCTGTTTTATTGTCATCATTTAAAATGGCATCTTGTATGTATTCTATTCCGTCTCCATCGAAATATGAGGTGCGAAAGGTAATCTTATGAATAGCAGTTTGAGTATGTTTGGTAAACTGCTGATTTAGCTCAACTATAAAAGTTTTCCAATCGCCGGCATCATCTTTCTTTACTGTGCTTGTTCCGTCTTCTGTTATTTCCTTACAGTAAGTTCCTCTTATTTCTGTTAACGATCCAAATCCGATAAGCTTTGTATCGAACTGTACTCCGGCCGATAAACTATTTTGATTAAAAAAGCGCGATTTTGATTGTCCCGTTTCCGATGAATAAAATCCCATTCCTTTAAACATAAAATAGGTTGGATCAGGATCATCTGTCACCACCTGTTGGTATTCAATATCTTCTTTCCTGTTTCTGTAACACAGGTCTAACCCTAAGTTGTTATTCGTAAGATAGATAATAATTGACGGTCGAAGTGAAAAGTCGGTAATCACAGTTCGTGGTCGCGGGTCTTTTTGTTTTGCACTTTTACCAATATGGTAATCTGCCAAAAGTCCAAAAGATAGTTGATTCGTTAGTCTTTTTGCAATACCCCCTGAGAGGGTAAAACTTTCTTTATGAATATTGGCTCCGGGAATGGAATCTCCAATAACATATGGATTCCCCCGGTATGGATCAAAAAGCCCGGTGTATAAATTTCCCGTTTCATCACTATTCTGGTAGGCAAAATTTCCGTAGTAATGCGTATTATTTAAGTTCAGATAACTTTCAGCAAAGAGTGAGTAGTTTTCTAAATGTGAAGCCTCCCGCACTTTTTTGTAATCTCCATCAGTCAATTTGTATTCCCCAAAAACTTCCCCGATGTTTTCGTTAGCGTTAAAAGTTAATCCGGCAATATTGCCGCTGTTAAGCCATTGGTTTTTTAGTTGAAACAGTTTGAATGCATGGAAAGAAGAGATACTATCCTTTGTCGCATTATTTGCTAAAATCCTTTCTGAAGTAAAAAAGGATAAGATCATAATAAGTACGATTTGAAGTTTAGTCATCTCAAACGAAACATTAAAAGTTCCAACTGTATGTTAGCGCAAATGGTTACCAGTTTTTCTGGTTTATTCTTCTACACTTGTTGGATTTACACCGGGAGTTGGAGCTAAATCGTGTAGAAAATCTTCCGAAGAATTGTTGGTGTCCTTATAAATTACCCGGTTCCCGATAATCATTTTTGCTTTTCGCCGAACGGATAAGGATGATTTTGTACCCGCTTCAATGTACGTATATCCAGCATCTAATTCGGCAGGAAGACGTTTGTAAATCTCGTCCGCATCAAACCGGGCGCATTCTACAGCATCAATAACGAATTCTTTGTCAATCATAAAGTATTCAGTAGAAGAAGAACTTCCTGGTTTTGTCATAAAATTATTAGCATCCGAAACGTAACTTTCCCAGCTATCATAAGGAAATCGAAATAGTACTATTGCAGGACCAAAGACTGAAGCTGCCCAATCAGTCATTTTTGTATTTGTAGTATACACTAAGGTTAGATTAGGGACAGCAGATGCATTTACGTCTCCACCGGAAGACTCTACGTATGCTTCCCAGTCTGCATTGCCAAGGTTAACAGGAGAATTGGGATTCCCGATTTCATCGGTTTGATGATCAATACCGTCCCTGGCAATAATAAAACTTTCTCCTGGCATAATGGGATGATCCGTACCATCTCCCGGGATAGTCCAGGTTTGATAATTTAAGGGTAAGCGATCCAGTAATTCGCCGTTTTCGTCAGCCCAACTGGTTTGTTTTGACGTTGAATTAGGTTCTAGAATTGCCATACATAATCCATCAGCAAAAAGTGTATCACCAGAGTTATTATAAATTTCAAAGAACTGATCGGAAGTATAACTTTTTTCTTCAGGTGTCAGTGAACCTACATAATAAAGTTCTTTAAAAATAAAACCTCCGGTATTATCTGCTAAAATAAGATTCATTGTAACCTCCGATTCGGAGATTAGAGAGTAGTTGGATACAATTCCGTTAAAAAAGTATTCCTCTCCATAGTTGTCGTTAACAACGAAACTTGTTGTGAAATTGTAATTTCCTTCTACCAATTCAAAAATGGCATTTCCATCAGAAGTGGCTGTAACGGTTGTGGTTCTTGTATTATTGGTGTTGGTTGCTGTAACAGCAACATCTAGGGGGAAATCTGTAACGGTAAA harbors:
- a CDS encoding DUF6850 family outer membrane beta-barrel protein, with the translated sequence MTKLQIVLIMILSFFTSERILANNATKDSISSFHAFKLFQLKNQWLNSGNIAGLTFNANENIGEVFGEYKLTDGDYKKVREASHLENYSLFAESYLNLNNTHYYGNFAYQNSDETGNLYTGLFDPYRGNPYVIGDSIPGANIHKESFTLSGGIAKRLTNQLSFGLLADYHIGKSAKQKDPRPRTVITDFSLRPSIIIYLTNNNLGLDLCYRNRKEDIEYQQVVTDDPDPTYFMFKGMGFYSSETGQSKSRFFNQNSLSAGVQFDTKLIGFGSLTEIRGTYCKEITEDGTSTVKKDDAGDWKTFIVELNQQFTKHTQTAIHKITFRTSYFDGDGIEYIQDAILNDDNKTEYITLSKNLKLNRKEFHAAIEFNYLKLCNHEQINWESSVHAHYKLKTEKYYYIPEVFNADYSNLELGVNFEKDFYLRKFCFAPGIILNYHYNINQKLNLSNDETITRRQNKQLYMHDFEYETTDYINVSPRINCAYKLPKSENIDKLFLKVRYEFREVIDSNENMGILTAKLGFMF
- a CDS encoding DUF4876 domain-containing protein; translated protein: MVKVNYPDGFTVTDFPLDVAVTATNTNNTRTTTVTATSDGNAIFELVEGNYNFTTSFVVNDNYGEEYFFNGIVSNYSLISESEVTMNLILADNTGGFIFKELYYVGSLTPEEKSYTSDQFFEIYNNSGDTLFADGLCMAILEPNSTSKQTSWADENGELLDRLPLNYQTWTIPGDGTDHPIMPGESFIIARDGIDHQTDEIGNPNSPVNLGNADWEAYVESSGGDVNASAVPNLTLVYTTNTKMTDWAASVFGPAIVLFRFPYDSWESYVSDANNFMTKPGSSSSTEYFMIDKEFVIDAVECARFDADEIYKRLPAELDAGYTYIEAGTKSSLSVRRKAKMIIGNRVIYKDTNNSSEDFLHDLAPTPGVNPTSVEE